A genomic window from Pyxicephalus adspersus chromosome 2, UCB_Pads_2.0, whole genome shotgun sequence includes:
- the CALML4 gene encoding calmodulin-like protein 4, which yields MTKFLSQDEIQKFKECFSLYDKKGKGKIPTQDLLTVMRCLGTCPTPNEVSRHLQIHKIAKDGEVDFSTFLTIMYRQQKQEDPENEILVAILMADRQKKGTIPLAELKSKLTKMGEKLTPEEVNDLLRDAEVGPDGMVKYESFVKKITLPVPDY from the exons ATG ACCAAGTTCCTATCGCAGGATGAGATTCAAA aattcaaagaatgtttttccctATACGATAAGAAGGGAAAAGGCAAGATTCCCACTCAGGACCTGTTGACTGTCATGCGCTGCCTGGGGACGTGTCCCACCCCCAATGAAGTCAGTCGTCATCTGCAGATTCACAAAATTG CTAAAGATGGTGAAGTGGATTTCTCCACATTTTTGACTATCATGTACCGCCAACAAAAGCAGGAAGACCCAGAGAATGAGATCCTTGTAGCCATCTTGATGGCTGATCGACAAAAGAAAGGCACTATCCCATTGGCTGAGCTTAAGTCCAAACTTACCAAGATGGGTGAGAAGTTGACACCTGAGGAAG TTAATGACCTTCTCCGGGATGCCGAGGTGGGCCCAGATGGAATGGTAAAATACGAGTCCTTTGTCAAGAAGATCACACTTCCGGTACCAGACTATTAA